The Lactuca sativa cultivar Salinas chromosome 2, Lsat_Salinas_v11, whole genome shotgun sequence genome includes a window with the following:
- the LOC128132482 gene encoding uncharacterized protein LOC128132482 — protein MTDAWSERKRRSITNLCVNSKMGIVFLSSKESSSEAHKIQRIYDYVESCIQQVGLEYVVQVVNDNVTDNIGAAKLLKEKRPTIFWSSCATHTINLMLECIGGLPRFKKVLDQAKKLTIFIYFHQKTLAMMRNYTKKREIYSTRSHEICFCFSNITKFI, from the exons ATGACGGATGCTTGGTCCGAGAGGAAGAGAAGGAGCATTACGAATTTATGTGTAAATTCAAAAATGGGTATTGTGTTTTTATCATCAAAAGAAAGTTCAAGCGAAGCACATAAAATCCAACGCATATATGATTATGTGGAATCTTGCATTCAACAAGTTGGTCTCGAGTATGTTGTTCAAGTTGTGAACGATAATGTCACAGATAACATAGGAGCGGCGAAGTTACTAAAAGAGAAAAGACCAACTATTTTTTGGTCGTCATGTGCGACACACACCATTAACCTTATGCTCGAAt GTATTGGTGGACTTCCAAGGTTTAAGAAAGTCCTAGATCAAGCAAAGAAACTAACCATATTCATTTATTTTCACCAAAAAACCTTGGCTATGATGAGAAACTACACCAAGAAAAGGGAAATTTATTCGACCAGGAGTCACGAGATTTGCTTCTGCTTTTCTAACATTACAAAGTTTATCTAA